A genomic window from Pseudomonas alcaligenes includes:
- the trmA gene encoding tRNA (uridine(54)-C5)-methyltransferase TrmA — protein sequence MIRIGDQAAYAAQLDDKVARLRELLAPFAAPEPEVFDSPREHYRLRAEFRLWREQEERHYAMFEAGDKHTPILIEQFPIASARINQLMPQLKAAWQGSRVLSFKLFQVEFLTTLTGDALITLCYHRPLDAEWQAEAERLAADLGVSLVGRSRGQRLVIGRDYVEEEMSVAGRTFRYRQPEGAFTQPNGTVCQKMLQWAFDALGQRQDDLLELYCGNGNFTLPLSTRVRKVLATEISKTSVNAALANLAGNGIDSIELVRLSAEELTQALNEVRPFRRLAGIDLKAYDFGTVFVDPPRAGMDPDTCELTRRFDNILYISCNPQTLAANIAQLHDSHAVVKTALFDQFPWTHHMEAGVLLQRR from the coding sequence ATGATCCGCATCGGTGACCAGGCGGCCTATGCCGCCCAGCTGGACGACAAGGTCGCGCGCCTGCGCGAGCTGCTGGCGCCCTTCGCCGCCCCCGAGCCCGAGGTGTTCGACTCGCCGCGCGAGCACTACCGCCTGCGTGCCGAGTTCCGCCTGTGGCGCGAGCAGGAGGAGCGCCACTACGCGATGTTCGAGGCGGGCGACAAGCACACGCCGATCCTCATCGAGCAGTTCCCCATCGCCAGCGCGCGCATCAACCAGTTGATGCCTCAGCTCAAGGCCGCCTGGCAGGGTAGCCGGGTCCTGTCGTTCAAGCTGTTCCAGGTCGAGTTCCTCACCACCCTGACCGGCGATGCGCTGATCACCCTGTGCTACCACCGCCCGCTGGACGCCGAGTGGCAGGCCGAGGCCGAGCGCCTCGCCGCTGATCTCGGCGTCAGCCTGGTCGGCCGTTCGCGCGGCCAGCGCCTGGTGATCGGCCGTGATTACGTCGAGGAAGAGATGAGCGTGGCCGGTCGCACCTTCCGCTACCGCCAGCCGGAAGGCGCCTTCACCCAGCCCAATGGCACGGTCTGCCAGAAGATGCTGCAGTGGGCCTTCGATGCCCTCGGCCAGCGCCAGGATGATTTGCTGGAGCTGTACTGCGGCAACGGCAACTTCACCCTGCCGCTGTCCACCCGGGTGCGCAAGGTGTTGGCCACCGAGATCAGCAAGACCTCGGTCAACGCCGCCCTGGCCAACCTGGCCGGCAACGGCATCGACAGCATCGAGCTGGTGCGCCTGTCCGCCGAAGAACTGACCCAGGCCCTCAACGAAGTGCGCCCGTTCCGTCGCCTGGCCGGCATCGACCTGAAGGCCTACGACTTCGGCACGGTATTCGTCGACCCGCCGCGTGCCGGCATGGACCCGGACACCTGCGAGCTGACCCGGCGCTTCGACAACATCCTGTACATCTCCTGCAACCCGCAGACCCTGGCCGCCAACATCGCCCAGCTACACGACAGCCACGCGGTGGTGAAGACGGCGCTGTTCGACCAGTTTCCCTGGACCCATCACATGGAAGCCGGGGTACTGCTGCAGCGCCGCTGA
- a CDS encoding NCS2 family permease has protein sequence MLEKLFQLKAHNTTVRTEILAGVTTFLTMAYILFVNPAILGETGMDKGAVFVATCLAAAIGSAVMGLIANYPIALAPGMGLNAFFTYTVVLHMGYTWQTALGAVFISATLFFLLSIFRIREWIVNSIPLPLRSAIAAGIGLFLALIALKEAGLVVDNPATLVGLGDLTAPGPLLAVLGFFLIVALEARRVTGAVMIGILVVTAIAIALGVTPFGGVVSMPPSLAPTFLQLDIAGAFEVGMISVIFAFLFVDLFDNTGTLIGVAKRAGLMGKDGHLPKMGRALIADSTAAMGGSLLGTSTTTSYIESASGVAAGGRTGLTAMVVAVLFLLALFFAPLAGTVPAFATAPALLFVAVLMTSGLAEIDWEDITVAAPVVITALAMPLTFSIANGIAFGFIAWVLIKALAGRFKELNPALVILAAIFVVKFAFGANA, from the coding sequence ATGCTGGAAAAGCTGTTCCAACTCAAGGCACACAACACCACCGTGCGCACCGAGATCCTGGCCGGTGTCACCACCTTCCTGACCATGGCCTACATCCTCTTCGTCAACCCGGCGATCCTCGGCGAGACCGGCATGGACAAGGGCGCGGTATTCGTCGCCACCTGCCTGGCGGCGGCCATCGGCTCGGCGGTGATGGGCCTGATCGCCAACTACCCGATCGCCCTGGCCCCCGGCATGGGCCTCAACGCCTTCTTCACCTACACCGTGGTGCTGCACATGGGTTACACCTGGCAGACCGCACTGGGCGCGGTGTTCATCTCCGCCACCCTGTTCTTCCTGCTGTCGATCTTCCGCATCCGCGAGTGGATCGTGAACAGCATCCCGCTGCCGCTGCGCTCGGCCATCGCCGCCGGCATCGGCCTGTTCCTGGCGCTGATCGCGCTGAAGGAAGCCGGCCTGGTGGTGGACAACCCGGCCACCCTGGTCGGCCTCGGCGACCTCACCGCCCCCGGCCCGCTGCTGGCCGTGCTCGGCTTCTTCCTGATCGTCGCCCTTGAGGCCCGCCGCGTCACCGGCGCGGTGATGATCGGCATCCTCGTGGTCACCGCCATCGCCATCGCCCTGGGCGTCACCCCGTTCGGCGGCGTGGTGTCGATGCCGCCGTCGCTGGCGCCGACCTTCCTCCAGCTGGACATCGCCGGCGCCTTCGAAGTGGGCATGATCAGCGTGATCTTCGCCTTCCTGTTCGTCGACCTGTTCGACAACACCGGCACCCTGATCGGTGTGGCCAAGCGCGCCGGGCTGATGGGCAAGGACGGCCACCTGCCGAAGATGGGCCGCGCCCTGATCGCCGACAGCACCGCGGCCATGGGCGGCTCGCTGCTGGGCACCAGCACCACCACCAGCTATATCGAATCCGCCTCGGGCGTGGCCGCCGGCGGCCGCACCGGCCTGACCGCCATGGTGGTCGCCGTGCTGTTCCTGCTGGCGCTGTTCTTCGCCCCGCTGGCCGGCACCGTGCCGGCATTCGCCACCGCCCCGGCGCTGCTGTTCGTCGCCGTGCTGATGACCTCCGGCCTGGCCGAGATCGACTGGGAAGACATCACCGTCGCCGCGCCGGTGGTGATCACCGCCCTGGCCATGCCACTGACCTTCTCCATCGCCAACGGCATCGCCTTCGGCTTCATCGCCTGGGTGCTGATCAAGGCCCTGGCCGGCCGCTTCAAGGAACTGAACCCGGCCCTGGTGATCCTCGCCGCGATCTTCGTGGTCAAGTTCGCCTTCGGCGCCAACGCATGA
- a CDS encoding DJ-1 family glyoxalase III, with amino-acid sequence MTARALIAVADGVEDLETVTLIDVLRRAEVEVVIASIENRRMFTAARGTRLTADAMLVDVLAQDFDLIVLPGGMPGAQHLAEHEPLADKVREQARAGKLFAAICAAPALALQGYGVLKQRRMTCYPAFSDRLSGCTFVDQPVVVDGNCITSQGPATALEFALTLVEQLVGKGKRRAVAEAMLVPA; translated from the coding sequence ATGACAGCCCGCGCCCTGATCGCCGTCGCCGACGGTGTGGAAGACCTGGAAACCGTGACCCTGATCGACGTGCTGCGCCGCGCCGAGGTGGAAGTGGTGATTGCCAGCATCGAGAACCGCCGCATGTTCACCGCCGCCCGTGGTACCCGGCTGACCGCCGACGCCATGCTGGTCGACGTGCTGGCCCAGGACTTCGACCTGATCGTGCTGCCCGGCGGCATGCCCGGTGCCCAGCACCTGGCCGAGCATGAACCGCTGGCCGACAAGGTGCGCGAGCAGGCCAGGGCCGGCAAGTTGTTCGCCGCCATCTGCGCCGCTCCGGCCCTGGCCCTGCAGGGCTACGGCGTGCTCAAGCAGCGGCGCATGACCTGCTACCCGGCGTTCAGCGATCGCCTGTCCGGCTGCACCTTCGTCGACCAGCCGGTGGTGGTGGATGGCAACTGCATCACCAGCCAGGGGCCGGCGACGGCTCTGGAGTTCGCCCTGACCCTGGTCGAGCAGTTGGTCGGCAAGGGCAAGCGTAGGGCGGTGGCCGAGGCCATGCTGGTGCCGGCGTGA